In the Polyangia bacterium genome, one interval contains:
- the clpA gene encoding ATP-dependent Clp protease ATP-binding subunit ClpA has protein sequence MLSEELEQAIRQALDDATRRGHEFSGLEHLLLALMGDEKTADVVKHCGGSVKRVKQKLEAFLDKELKAVPEDERERAQPTLGFARVVQRAVNHVIGAGKSEANGANVLVAMFSEPDSHAVTFLKEEGITRLDVVSYISHGISKLLPAKTSGSSGQGPDREPADEDGDELPADPLAAFATNLNERARAGEIDPLIGREPQIARALHVLARRRKNNPLFVGDAGVGKTAIVEGLARKIELGEAPEALRGATIYALDMGAMVAGTRYRGDFEERFKAVLRALEEKENAIVFIDELHTIVGAGAASGGAMDASNLIKPALAAGKLRCIGTTTHKEYRSYIEKDRALARRFQAIEVEEPSVEETIEVLKGLRSRYEEFHGVAYTDKSLQTAAELSSRYLQDRKLPDKAIDLIDEAGAALKIKGRRQKGNKAGQRRRVTSKEIESVVATMARIPPKRVASDDRQRLMNLDQELKAKIFGQERAVDRVAQAIKMSRAGLGIPQRPIGSFLFAGPTGVGKTELAKQLAEVLGVAFLRFDMSEYMERHTVSRLIGAPPGYVGFDQGGLLTDAIHQTPHAVLLLDEIEKAHPDLFNLLLQVMDHGSLTDNNGRKSDFRHVILIMTSNVGARDLSKRMPGFGAGDRFGDVDEAFKRAFSPEFRNRLDAKVDFAPLDQRVMVQIVDKFIAELSVQLGERKVKIELTEAAREYLGRKGYDPMNGARPLGRVIQDEIKRPLTDELLFGRLAQGGLVRVDAVDEKVTFSYGANSAASG, from the coding sequence ATGTTGAGCGAGGAGTTGGAGCAGGCCATCCGCCAGGCGCTGGACGACGCCACCAGGCGCGGCCACGAATTTTCCGGCCTGGAGCACTTGCTGCTGGCCCTGATGGGCGACGAGAAGACCGCCGACGTGGTCAAGCACTGCGGCGGCTCGGTCAAGCGGGTGAAGCAAAAGCTGGAGGCGTTCCTGGACAAGGAGCTGAAGGCGGTCCCCGAGGACGAACGTGAGCGGGCCCAGCCGACGCTGGGCTTTGCCCGGGTGGTCCAGCGCGCCGTGAACCATGTCATCGGCGCCGGCAAGAGCGAGGCGAACGGCGCCAACGTTCTGGTCGCCATGTTCTCCGAGCCGGACTCACACGCAGTGACGTTCTTGAAGGAAGAAGGCATCACCCGCCTGGACGTGGTCAGCTATATCTCGCACGGGATCTCCAAGCTTTTGCCGGCGAAGACGTCGGGCTCGTCGGGGCAGGGGCCCGATCGTGAACCGGCGGACGAAGACGGCGACGAATTGCCCGCCGATCCGCTGGCCGCGTTCGCCACCAATCTCAATGAACGGGCCCGGGCCGGCGAGATCGATCCGCTGATCGGCCGCGAACCCCAGATCGCCCGCGCGCTGCACGTGCTGGCCCGGCGGCGCAAGAACAACCCGCTGTTCGTCGGCGACGCCGGCGTGGGCAAGACCGCCATCGTCGAAGGGCTGGCGCGCAAGATCGAGCTCGGCGAAGCGCCCGAGGCGTTGCGGGGCGCCACCATCTATGCGCTGGACATGGGGGCGATGGTGGCCGGGACGCGATATCGCGGCGATTTTGAAGAGCGCTTCAAGGCCGTGCTGCGCGCGCTGGAGGAAAAAGAAAACGCCATCGTCTTCATCGACGAGCTGCACACCATCGTCGGCGCCGGCGCGGCGTCGGGCGGGGCGATGGACGCGTCGAATTTGATCAAGCCGGCGCTGGCGGCGGGCAAGCTTCGTTGCATCGGCACCACCACCCACAAGGAATACCGCAGCTACATCGAGAAGGATCGGGCCCTGGCCCGGCGCTTTCAAGCCATCGAGGTGGAAGAGCCCAGCGTCGAAGAGACCATCGAGGTCTTGAAAGGCCTGCGCTCGCGCTATGAGGAATTTCACGGCGTGGCGTATACCGACAAGTCACTGCAGACGGCGGCCGAGCTGTCGTCGCGCTATCTGCAGGACCGCAAGCTGCCCGACAAGGCCATCGATCTGATCGACGAGGCGGGCGCGGCGCTGAAGATCAAAGGCCGCCGCCAGAAAGGCAACAAGGCCGGCCAGCGCCGCCGCGTCACCAGCAAGGAGATAGAGAGCGTCGTCGCCACCATGGCCCGCATCCCGCCCAAGCGCGTCGCGTCCGACGACCGCCAGCGCCTGATGAATCTGGACCAGGAGCTCAAGGCGAAGATCTTCGGCCAGGAGCGCGCTGTCGATCGCGTGGCCCAGGCGATCAAGATGAGCCGTGCCGGTCTGGGCATCCCGCAGCGGCCGATCGGCAGCTTCCTGTTCGCCGGACCGACCGGCGTCGGCAAGACCGAGCTGGCCAAGCAGCTGGCCGAGGTCCTGGGTGTGGCCTTCCTGCGCTTCGACATGTCGGAGTACATGGAGCGGCACACTGTCTCGCGTCTGATCGGCGCCCCTCCCGGCTATGTCGGGTTCGACCAGGGCGGCCTGCTGACGGACGCCATTCACCAGACGCCACACGCCGTGCTGCTGCTGGACGAGATCGAAAAGGCGCACCCGGATCTGTTCAACCTGCTGCTGCAGGTGATGGATCACGGATCGCTGACGGACAACAACGGGCGTAAATCCGACTTTCGCCACGTCATCTTGATCATGACCAGCAACGTCGGCGCGCGCGATCTGTCCAAGCGCATGCCTGGCTTCGGGGCCGGCGACAGATTCGGCGACGTCGACGAGGCGTTCAAGCGCGCCTTCTCGCCCGAGTTCCGCAACCGCCTGGACGCCAAGGTCGACTTCGCGCCGCTTGATCAGCGGGTGATGGTCCAGATCGTCGACAAGTTCATCGCCGAGCTTTCCGTGCAGCTGGGCGAGCGCAAGGTGAAGATCGAACTGACCGAGGCGGCGCGCGAGTACCTGGGACGCAAAGGCTATGACCCGATGAACGGCGCGCGGCCGCTGGGCCGGGTGATCCAGGATGAGATCAAGCGCCCGCTCACCGACGAGCTGCTGTTCGGCCGCCTGGCCCAGGGCGGCCTTGTCCGGGTCGACGCCGTGGACGAAAAGGTGACGTTCTCCTACGGCGCGAACAGCGCCGCGTCCGGCTGA
- a CDS encoding ATP-dependent Clp protease adaptor ClpS, protein MPKRPDKSQELETLAKPKEALGTLEKRKVERPPLYEVLLHNDDYTTQEFVVYVLMKLFRHDAVAARQIMLHVHTKGLGVAGVFPFDVAETKVHQTVQFAREHEMPLQCSLRRSDQC, encoded by the coding sequence ATGCCGAAACGACCCGACAAGAGCCAGGAGCTAGAGACACTGGCCAAGCCCAAGGAAGCCTTGGGCACCCTGGAGAAACGGAAGGTCGAACGTCCACCCTTGTACGAGGTGCTGCTGCACAATGACGACTACACCACCCAGGAGTTCGTCGTTTACGTGCTGATGAAGCTGTTTCGTCACGACGCTGTCGCCGCCCGCCAGATCATGCTGCACGTGCACACCAAAGGGCTGGGGGTGGCGGGAGTCTTTCCGTTCGACGTGGCAGAAACAAAGGTGCATCAGACAGTTCAGTTTGCGCGCGAGCACGAGATGCCGTTGCAGTGCTCGTTGCGAAGGAGCGATCAATGTTGA
- the queG gene encoding tRNA epoxyqueuosine(34) reductase QueG, translating into MSAAPILAAEAVRAAARASQFTLVGLAPAAPLDPAPLQRWLAAGYAADMDWIRRRLPERLDPGQVLSGARTVIALGIGYKRPRDERSKIASYARGRDYHYAHRDRMKALRGRLLKLDPTLETYACVDTGVAMEKPWAERAGLGWIGKNGCLINPGLGSWLTLSVMFVDRAVDAYDRPHDNRCGDCVLCLKACPTDAFPAPAVVDARRCISYQSIENRAFVPLPLRRGFRGRVFGCDVCQDVCPWNRGDIPPGDAKFAPRPIGLLSPAALAALSADEFARLAAGTALARAQYDGIRRNALLSLGAARDGNPSARAIIQRLISDPNPVVAEAAVWALARLNQPAPSGL; encoded by the coding sequence ATGAGCGCGGCGCCGATCCTGGCAGCGGAGGCCGTGCGGGCGGCGGCTCGGGCGTCGCAGTTCACGCTGGTAGGGCTGGCCCCGGCCGCACCGCTGGATCCGGCACCTTTGCAACGCTGGCTCGCCGCCGGTTATGCCGCGGACATGGACTGGATCCGACGCCGTCTCCCCGAACGCCTGGATCCGGGGCAGGTGCTGTCCGGCGCGCGCACGGTGATCGCGCTGGGCATCGGGTATAAGCGGCCGCGCGACGAGCGATCGAAGATCGCCAGCTATGCCCGCGGCCGCGACTATCACTACGCCCACCGCGATCGGATGAAGGCGCTGCGCGGGCGTCTGCTGAAGCTGGATCCCACTTTGGAGACCTACGCCTGCGTGGACACCGGCGTGGCGATGGAAAAACCGTGGGCGGAACGCGCCGGGCTGGGGTGGATCGGCAAGAACGGCTGCCTCATCAACCCGGGCCTGGGCTCGTGGCTGACGCTGTCGGTGATGTTCGTGGATCGGGCGGTGGATGCCTACGATCGCCCGCACGACAACCGCTGCGGCGACTGCGTGCTGTGCTTGAAAGCCTGTCCGACCGACGCCTTTCCGGCGCCCGCGGTGGTCGACGCCCGCCGCTGCATCAGCTATCAAAGCATCGAGAACCGCGCCTTCGTGCCGCTGCCGCTGCGGCGTGGATTTCGCGGGCGGGTGTTCGGTTGTGACGTCTGCCAGGATGTTTGTCCTTGGAACCGCGGCGACATTCCCCCCGGCGACGCCAAGTTCGCTCCGCGCCCGATCGGTCTGCTGTCACCGGCCGCACTGGCGGCGCTGTCCGCCGATGAATTCGCCCGCCTGGCGGCCGGCACGGCGCTGGCGCGCGCCCAGTACGACGGCATCCGGCGCAACGCACTTTTGTCCCTGGGCGCCGCGCGCGACGGTAACCCATCGGCGCGCGCCATCATCCAACGATTGATTTCCGACCCCAACCCGGTGGTGGCGGAGGCGGCGGTTTGGGCGCTGGCCCGGCTGAATCAACCGGCACCGTCGGGCTTGTGA
- a CDS encoding ATP-binding cassette domain-containing protein, giving the protein MPNESAVTAGAQAAVAVNGLTFVYPGAAAAVFAEVSLALPAGARCLLLGANGTGKSTLLRLIAGRHMIAGDVIRVLGRSAFHDTTLASEVAFLGGAFPFDVDISVADILAGRPVIDRARRARVQDILEVDPAWRMHRVSDGQRRRVQLMLDLERPLRVILLDEVTAELDVLSRADLLRFLRAESEQHGVTIIYASHVLEGLAAWGTHLAFLSPGRLRRFARLEDVAELSPGGRAAQAAALPGAPAALHQLCEQWMREDRPAPPRAKRER; this is encoded by the coding sequence GTGCCCAACGAATCCGCCGTCACTGCTGGGGCACAGGCCGCCGTCGCCGTGAATGGTCTGACGTTCGTTTATCCGGGAGCCGCCGCGGCCGTCTTCGCCGAGGTCTCGCTGGCGCTGCCGGCGGGCGCTCGCTGCCTGTTGCTGGGGGCCAACGGCACCGGGAAAAGCACGCTGCTGCGTTTGATCGCCGGCCGCCACATGATCGCCGGCGACGTCATCCGCGTGCTGGGGCGTTCGGCGTTTCACGACACCACGCTGGCCAGCGAGGTGGCGTTCCTGGGCGGGGCCTTTCCCTTCGACGTCGATATCTCGGTCGCAGACATTCTGGCCGGGCGGCCGGTGATCGATCGGGCGCGGCGGGCGCGCGTGCAGGACATTCTGGAGGTTGATCCGGCTTGGCGCATGCATCGCGTGTCCGACGGGCAGCGACGGCGCGTGCAGCTGATGCTGGATCTGGAACGGCCGCTGCGGGTGATCTTGCTGGACGAAGTGACCGCCGAGCTGGACGTGCTGTCGCGCGCCGATCTGCTGCGGTTCCTGCGCGCGGAGAGCGAGCAGCACGGGGTCACCATCATCTACGCCAGCCACGTGCTGGAAGGATTGGCGGCCTGGGGCACGCACCTGGCTTTCTTGAGCCCGGGGCGCTTGCGGCGGTTCGCGCGCCTGGAAGACGTCGCCGAGCTATCGCCGGGTGGTCGGGCGGCGCAGGCGGCGGCGCTGCCGGGCGCCCCGGCGGCGCTGCACCAGTTGTGCGAGCAGTGGATGCGCGAGGACCGTCCCGCGCCCCCGCGCGCCAAGCGTGAGCGATGA
- a CDS encoding protein kinase: protein MIRCPTCGKRLRDSQPICPAHGAVPPPPPPAAGEAPPPPMAPPVLAGYMPRRLLGQGGFGAVFEATRASDGQSVAIKVARADQASASERLVLEGEVLAAIGRPHVPAVYGSGRLHDGAAFLLMEFVQAPIMADRLFAQDQPMPLAAFGREALAILEIMEIVHKLGFVHGDLKPENLFVDDVFGVKLFDFGLVRRQGKNDGESTREEAPAGTPEYMSPEQCEGRVDLDARSDLYALAVIFYEMLAGVPPFFGNPAEVQQSHRSRRPASLARKAQVPVALDAAIMRCLAKDRDRRFASVSEFKEAIRQALKDAAAAAEITSARNTAVGHAVTAEADAAAGPAITGAVAVAKAPTKPAVAAPARERRAVALVFFEGGGNVAAVREALTAVGAHLAHTAGVQFVAAFGHEVGDNPTRSAAAAAEMFIARDLCKRALVDLASVSIQPRPDGTRRYQSPLFTRKEQYPAPSDPEGVLLSAAAAEVLPDVAVDPIAGRNGVVHRRPTTQASERTATRVTTGPPTIGRDELLRTLIEAARDATSKSRPTITTLIGEAGYGKTQVAQSLVQNLEAIPRLTTLFIRAKEALGGASDQTLREIFARAFQLPAKAPADLGRGLLGELVGAEIGREVWGGVAVAMGWAPPEHPELRALAAAPGALRSAAARAAGEGLRALARKLPLALVVDDAQFVDEATLDALEYASLQEAGCAMWICVVGRPNFGRGRTAWASRAARRQELTLPALEPGAAAELARRLLSPAENVPATALERLAERTQGIPLLLAELVRGLKRDGLVRRSEKGTSWYLATDELDRLPDLPLVQWLASRETESLPPDLLAHARLAALLGAEFSADDLEGVLQELERAGVATDAQLDASVGLRRLTETGILVRHRRGRVGFRHSLLRDTVYQGLAAGQRDAIHRAAYSYYQQQQTPDDERLPQMAFHAARSGLKDDAGRIYLDLAERALARHKYLDAEMLFRDALGNLNAADDERQITASKGLGLMRFRLGRYEDSIKDFIAARARAQKAAVQPAEIEILLDQAVVQDWTQEWPQSAAMVEAAEALAAGPLRTPAVEARLLFGKGRSLHRAGHLQEAEVYLERAEALSETLGDEGYESYSQSLSMLAWGFAATGRFEQSEKFFERVLGVFAEHGDMINMAGALQNRCLLWLLTNKSDRLLNDYKRAIVIARENGFPLLESGAQKDLGEVYYLLGRIEEAEPHVHRAVEMCTQILGPAARPVSVAEVLLARLALYRGDLDGAREALARVKSREADAVMAGRSENQLSTAERLLLTMVDLAIGGAPEADWDALLAQSSEITVQPQDLVEIVEMKGLSALRGGRYQAAVRYLEQAFEEAEKNAQLLVERLRGDLDVARTKAAS, encoded by the coding sequence ATGATCCGCTGCCCGACCTGTGGCAAGCGCCTGCGCGACAGCCAGCCGATTTGTCCCGCGCATGGTGCGGTGCCACCCCCGCCACCGCCGGCTGCGGGCGAAGCGCCGCCGCCGCCGATGGCCCCGCCCGTATTGGCCGGGTATATGCCGCGGCGCTTGCTGGGACAAGGTGGCTTCGGTGCCGTCTTCGAAGCGACGCGCGCTTCGGACGGCCAGTCGGTGGCGATCAAAGTGGCGCGCGCCGATCAAGCGTCGGCCAGCGAACGATTGGTGCTGGAAGGCGAGGTGCTGGCGGCGATCGGGCGGCCGCACGTGCCGGCAGTGTATGGCAGTGGGCGTCTTCACGACGGTGCCGCGTTCTTGTTGATGGAGTTCGTGCAGGCGCCCATCATGGCCGACCGGCTGTTCGCGCAAGACCAACCGATGCCCCTGGCGGCGTTCGGTCGCGAAGCGCTGGCCATCCTGGAAATCATGGAGATCGTACACAAGCTCGGTTTCGTTCACGGCGATCTCAAACCCGAGAACCTGTTCGTCGACGATGTGTTCGGCGTCAAGCTGTTCGATTTCGGGCTGGTGCGGCGGCAAGGCAAGAACGACGGCGAGTCGACGCGCGAGGAAGCACCCGCCGGCACGCCCGAGTACATGTCGCCCGAGCAGTGCGAAGGACGCGTCGATCTGGACGCGCGCAGTGATCTGTACGCACTGGCGGTGATCTTCTACGAGATGCTGGCCGGCGTGCCGCCGTTCTTCGGCAACCCGGCCGAGGTGCAGCAGAGCCACCGCAGCCGCCGACCGGCGTCGCTGGCGCGCAAGGCGCAGGTGCCGGTGGCGCTGGACGCGGCGATCATGCGCTGCCTGGCCAAGGATCGCGATCGCCGCTTTGCCAGCGTCAGCGAGTTCAAAGAGGCGATTCGCCAGGCGCTGAAAGACGCGGCAGCGGCGGCGGAAATCACCAGCGCGCGCAACACCGCCGTCGGGCACGCCGTGACGGCCGAAGCCGACGCAGCGGCCGGACCCGCGATAACTGGCGCCGTGGCGGTGGCGAAAGCGCCGACCAAACCGGCCGTGGCAGCGCCGGCACGCGAGCGGCGAGCGGTGGCCCTGGTCTTCTTCGAGGGCGGCGGCAACGTGGCGGCGGTGCGCGAGGCGCTGACCGCGGTGGGCGCGCACCTGGCCCATACCGCGGGCGTGCAGTTCGTCGCCGCCTTCGGCCACGAGGTCGGCGACAACCCCACGCGCAGCGCCGCGGCCGCCGCCGAGATGTTCATCGCCCGCGATCTGTGTAAACGGGCGTTGGTGGATCTGGCATCGGTTTCGATCCAGCCGCGCCCCGACGGCACCCGTCGCTATCAAAGTCCGCTGTTCACGCGCAAGGAACAGTATCCAGCGCCCAGCGATCCCGAAGGCGTGCTGCTGTCGGCCGCCGCCGCCGAGGTGTTGCCTGACGTGGCGGTCGATCCGATCGCCGGCCGCAACGGCGTCGTGCACCGCCGGCCGACCACCCAGGCCTCCGAGCGCACCGCCACGCGCGTGACCACGGGCCCGCCCACCATCGGGCGCGACGAGTTGCTGCGCACGCTGATCGAAGCCGCGCGCGACGCCACCTCAAAATCGCGTCCCACCATCACCACGCTGATCGGCGAAGCTGGCTACGGCAAGACCCAGGTGGCGCAGTCGCTGGTGCAAAACCTGGAAGCGATCCCGCGCCTGACCACGCTGTTCATTCGGGCCAAAGAAGCCCTGGGTGGGGCCAGTGATCAAACCCTGCGCGAAATTTTCGCCCGGGCCTTTCAGCTTCCGGCGAAGGCGCCCGCCGATCTGGGCCGTGGTCTGTTGGGCGAACTGGTGGGCGCCGAGATCGGACGCGAGGTGTGGGGCGGCGTGGCGGTGGCGATGGGCTGGGCGCCGCCCGAACATCCGGAGCTGCGCGCGCTGGCGGCGGCGCCAGGCGCCTTGCGATCGGCGGCGGCGCGCGCGGCGGGCGAAGGCTTGCGGGCGCTGGCGAGAAAACTACCGCTGGCGCTGGTGGTCGACGACGCGCAGTTCGTTGACGAGGCGACCCTGGACGCGCTCGAGTACGCGTCGCTGCAGGAAGCGGGCTGCGCGATGTGGATCTGCGTGGTGGGTCGGCCGAACTTCGGGCGCGGCCGCACCGCCTGGGCGTCGCGCGCCGCTCGCCGACAAGAGCTGACTTTGCCGGCGCTGGAGCCGGGGGCGGCGGCCGAGCTGGCGCGGCGGCTTTTGTCGCCCGCCGAAAATGTCCCCGCCACCGCTCTCGAGCGGCTGGCCGAACGCACGCAAGGAATTCCTCTGCTCTTGGCCGAGCTGGTGCGCGGCCTCAAGCGCGATGGGTTGGTGCGACGGTCGGAGAAGGGCACGTCGTGGTATCTGGCTACCGACGAGCTGGATCGCTTGCCGGATCTGCCTCTCGTGCAGTGGCTGGCCAGCCGCGAGACCGAATCGCTGCCGCCCGATCTTCTGGCGCACGCACGGCTGGCGGCGTTGCTGGGGGCCGAGTTCTCCGCCGACGATCTGGAGGGCGTGCTGCAAGAACTGGAGCGCGCCGGCGTCGCGACCGACGCCCAGCTGGATGCCAGCGTCGGTCTGCGCCGATTGACCGAGACCGGCATTTTGGTGCGCCACCGCCGCGGTCGGGTGGGCTTTCGTCATTCGTTGCTGCGTGACACGGTCTATCAGGGCTTGGCGGCCGGCCAGCGCGACGCCATTCATCGCGCCGCCTACAGTTATTATCAGCAGCAGCAGACGCCCGACGACGAACGCCTGCCGCAGATGGCGTTTCATGCCGCGCGCAGCGGTTTGAAGGATGACGCCGGGCGGATCTATCTCGACTTGGCCGAGCGCGCACTGGCCCGGCACAAGTATCTGGACGCCGAGATGCTGTTCCGGGACGCGCTGGGGAACTTGAACGCCGCCGATGACGAGCGGCAGATCACTGCCAGCAAGGGCCTCGGTCTGATGCGCTTTCGGCTGGGGCGGTACGAAGATTCGATCAAGGACTTCATCGCCGCGCGGGCGCGGGCACAAAAGGCGGCCGTGCAGCCGGCGGAGATCGAAATCCTCCTTGATCAGGCGGTGGTGCAGGACTGGACGCAGGAGTGGCCACAGTCGGCGGCGATGGTGGAAGCGGCCGAGGCGCTGGCGGCCGGCCCGCTGCGCACGCCGGCGGTGGAGGCGCGGCTGCTGTTCGGCAAGGGGCGCTCGCTTCACCGCGCCGGGCACCTGCAGGAGGCGGAGGTCTACCTGGAACGTGCCGAGGCGCTGAGCGAGACGCTGGGCGACGAAGGATACGAATCGTATTCGCAGAGCCTGTCCATGCTGGCCTGGGGGTTCGCCGCCACCGGTCGCTTTGAACAGTCGGAGAAATTCTTCGAGCGCGTGCTGGGCGTGTTCGCCGAGCACGGCGACATGATCAACATGGCAGGCGCGCTGCAGAACCGCTGCTTGCTGTGGCTGCTGACCAACAAATCCGATCGCCTGCTGAACGACTACAAGCGGGCCATCGTCATCGCCCGCGAGAACGGCTTTCCGTTGCTGGAGTCGGGCGCGCAGAAAGATCTGGGCGAGGTCTATTATTTGCTGGGCCGGATCGAAGAAGCCGAGCCGCACGTCCACCGCGCGGTCGAGATGTGCACCCAGATCCTGGGGCCGGCGGCGCGGCCGGTGTCGGTGGCCGAGGTGCTGCTGGCGCGCCTGGCGCTTTATCGCGGCGATCTGGACGGCGCGCGTGAGGCCTTGGCGCGGGTGAAAAGCCGCGAGGCGGACGCCGTGATGGCCGGGCGTTCGGAGAATCAGCTCAGCACGGCGGAGCGGCTGCTTTTGACCATGGTCGATCTGGCGATCGGCGGCGCCCCGGAGGCCGACTGGGACGCGCTGCTGGCCCAGTCGAGCGAAATCACCGTGCAGCCGCAGGATCTGGTGGAGATCGTCGAGATGAAGGGCCTGTCCGCGCTGCGCGGCGGCCGGTATCAGGCGGCGGTGCGCTACCTCGAGCAGGCCTTCGAGGAGGCCGAAAAGAACGCCCAGCTTTTGGTCGAACGCTTGCGGGGCGATCTCGACGTGGCGCGCACGAAAGCGGCGTCGTAG